The nucleotide window TAATCACAAGTATTCCATATGAGACTTCTCTGAGCGCCACCTGCCATTTCTGCCACTTCTCGCAACAAGATGTTCGGTTGTTAATGGTTCTTTTCTGGGAACCAGGCAACAAAAACCTTACAGTTCACAGAATAATATCACTTAGTTCCAATTATCAGCAAGGGAAAATCGTGATGTTAATATGGAAAATGTCCGCATTCATCATTTTAACAAGTGCATTGAACGTCTACTAAGACCCTGTAAATGGTGACGATACTGCCCTTTACTGCGAGGTTCTTTACTTTATGGAGATTGAAGAGAAAATGTGAAGTTGAGGTTCCTGGAGCACCCCTGAGGATAAACTAATCCATGCTTATGGGGGCCAGTAATACAGAATAATAACCAAAAGTTCCCCAAGGCCATTGTCAATTAGATTGACTACTGAGGTCAAGAGTTCATGCTGCCAAAACTTTAACTTGTGGATTAGAGTCCCTGTTACAAGAAGTGGGAAGACCAGGAAAGAGGAGAGCAGGATCCATCTGctgcacacacagcacaaaaTCAGAGGAGAATAACTTTCGTATCAATAATTGAGAGCATATTTCAGAAGAACTAAATAAGAATTCAAAACGTAATCAACAAAATGAAGTGATACATGCTTAAGTAGGGTGTTATGCTAACGACCCTGACTTGATCATCAGACgttatatgcatgtgtggaaAAAACACTCCGTGCCCCCATAGAGATGAGCAGATGTTATGCGTCAATTGAATTTAAAATATAGGATACATCTGGATAAAAATGTCTTTGTGAAACACTTCCCTGCGTATactttgtataagaaaacaattCTAACCATGACAAGAACCCAAGTCATTAGTAAGTAAACGACAGAAGAGGAACGTCCTAGCTGTTGGAGCATTGGACAGTCTACTACAAAATCAGGGTCTCATCACACTAGtggtgtctctgcctctgtttcccaaccTGCCGAAAAGCTCTGCCAACCCAACAGGAAGAAGTGCACCCCAAATCCATTTCTGTCTAGGACTTGAGCTTGCTCAACTTTCCAaggtagaggagaaaagaaacaaaccagaAGTTTCCTGCTGAGACCTTGCATTCCAATCTTCTGAAAACACAGACAAAGCAGGAAGAGCCCACCCCTCTTCCTCTGTGACCACATTCTCTCTGCTCCCTCACCCGTGTATTCTCTCTtgctttcctccccttcttccctctccttcttgccttctcctccttcctgattctctccctcctccttctttgctCTTCACCTTTTCCTTGTTTTCCTCTGctcctctcctgcccctcccttcctcctttccatcctccctccctctcttcttctctgtctcttttccattccctctctcccacccactctctaagcTCACCTATCTTACTCTGACACATATATACAGAATAAACATGGTACTTGTTCTTTGTGCCCGTGCATCTTACCACAATTCCCTGCAACGATTCGCTTAAAAGTAGAGCGGATGGTGATACCTCAGGGTTAGGGAAAGGTTGGATGCCCAGAGCACCAAGACAGGAAAAGCCACCTTTCATATTCTATTTCTTATTCTTATTTCTTTCATATTCATATTTTGCATCTTATTGCTTCTCCTAGGACTAAGTAGGAGAATTCCTATCGATGCTTCTTGCTTCTGAGCAGGGAAGTTACAAGTACAGTTCCTTGTGTCATCCTTTACTCAGCTGGccaataaaatgaagaaatacaaaatacttgATATTGATAAaaccattatattttatttaacttgAGACATCTACGAGCTGAAGTTTTCCCTTCTTGTTCTGTGCTCATAAATCCCCCCAAAGACTCATGTACACCACAGGATTGGTTTGTGTACTAGTCCAGGACTCAGAATACTATTCATCTGACTTTGAACCCAAAAGCCTTTTTTACTTGGCCTCCCATTTTCAGTTGTCACAGTGTATCAAAATTGCTATTCTTCTTTCTGGTATTTACTGCTAAAAGAGTCATTACTTGTCATCAAGGGCCATCTGTTCAGTGTCATTGGTTAGTGACACACGGCCACTGTTAAGCTCTGAGATATTATACTTCTCAGGGTGGATATCAATACCACTCCATCCATCTTCCAAATTCCCCAAACAAAACGTTAATTATGGTTATAGTCCCACAGACACTTGAATAGAGAGCACACCATGGTGATTTAGAGAACTGCCCTTTCATCATAATCACAATGTTACAAATAGAACTTATatacttttcttttgaaattttgaCTTTGTATTACATTGTCTAGGACAGACAAATCTTGAGCAGGTGTAACCACAGACACAGAGTGTTATTTCTGCACTGTGAGGATTCCCTTGCTGGGGCTATGGGTGAGATGCTGACCATGTGGTCCCCAGGTCACCTAGGGGAATGATTTCCAACCACTGTGAGATATCAGAATTATTAGTGCCGCAGTTACAATTTTGTTTTAACTTctgtgtttaatatttatttatttacttacttacttatatttggtttattttataaCCTAAGTGGCACATTTTTAATTCTACTGTATATTCAGTAGTAATACCTCTATTGACCAAAACTTTTGTCCAACTTAGATTCTACAGCTTGTGTAAAATTTAAAGTCAAAGTTCCTAACTCCAAATCACTTAATTCTCTAAGAAAAAGTTTGTAAACAGAAGTAACATGGACAGAAAATAGGTATCAGGGTTGGTGTTTCCTATTCTAATCATCAATACTGACATACTCATTTTAGAATGGAAGATTAAGAAAgaagtatttgtttctttctgatctcctcctcccccccctcctcctcctcttcttcttctctaaaCACAGAGTTCCTTAATTCTGTTGCTCATTCTCTGACTAATAGCAGAGATGCTAATGAACATGGTGACTAATAATGAATGGGAGGCGATCTGGGATCTGTGAGTTATGAGGAGTGCTTAGTGGTCAGGAGTAAAGAGGCGCACACCCTCAAGCTTGGGCTCAGCTCCAGACAAGCATGCAGGATAGCAGCTGGTTagcatgtttttaaaaacctGGGAAGACCATATCTCATGTGTTTGCTTTCTAGCTTTTAAGTATTGCTGCATGTAAAAGGAATAGACTGTGCAAGCTGGATTTGATGCAAAATTTGACTGTGCTCTTGTAGTCCCATCACATTGAAGGGGGACACGTAAGGATGAAAGGGTTCCCAGTGCATGTCTGAGAAAGTAGTCACGACATTGTGCCATGGTGGGAAAATGTGCTTGCTTGATTAATTTGACTGCCACACAGCTTGCCTCCTCAACTTACTCCAGGTTTGACAAGATGCCTGCTTTTAGAAAGATTATAGGAAATGatgatttgagaaaaaaaatctgcctcaGTAGTAAACTGAGGTATTTACCCCTGTTACCAGGAGCCTGGGAAAAGACATTTAAATAATTAGAAGACCATAAGATAAACTTTTAAAAGCATAGATGTTAGAAGTTGGATGCCTGAGAAGTTTCTTGTCATCCAAATCATGGAGTAATGCTTTTAAGGAAATTACAATTAAGCATACTTTTACAGAAAAGGCACTGGTGATTTCAGCATCTGTCACTTAACCCTATTATATTTTCATCAAGTGAATTTATCATTCAGTGCAGAAGCCTTGACATTGTCCATTTTAAACACTGATATCACCTGCTTGACCTTTAGAGGATTACATCACTGTATTTGTTCTGAATTGCCAGGAAGCATAGTTATAGTAAAAAttcaagtattttattgttttgtgtctTTATGTGGAATTAACGAGAGAGAATGACAAGAAAAGGCTGCTTGCACTACAGGTACTAAACACATTCCCATAGTATCCAACTGATTACTGTCAGAGAACATTAAAATAGAAGTATTGAAGCCCTGAAGGGGCTGTGCTACCTGCTAGGAGGTCCCATCCTCCTATATATGTAGCAATCCtacagtgatttttttctagaaaataatGAACAGCAGTAGAGTAATGGCCAGGAGACAATTTCAAGGAAAAACTAAGAGAAAATTATGTAAGCTACTTCTAATATAGAATTCATTTGTCTTAGATTCAAACCCAGGCTCTAGTGTAAGTTCATTGGTAGAGGTGTTACACAGGACAAGTGTTTTCTCTAAAACATCTCTCCTAAGTTGTTGCAGGATGGATCCGAAACAGGAGAGAAACTAAAGTTGCTGCATGTGTATGGGTTTAATACATGCAAATCCTGTGGCGTGAGGAGAAGTAATAAACCATCTCTCTTATGGCTTCAACCAAGCCTTTGAAGCAGTGCTGACCCCAGAGAGCCTTGTGTGAGCCCTTTCACACTTCTACTTTTGTCTGTGTCTGGgaagagtcattttatttttgtatcagCAACTTTCACAGGCCCTAAACTCCAAGGATCACAGCCATTTGCCATGGAGTCCCACATTAATAACACCCATAGCTCGCAGACTTGGTAGGAGTGTGGAGTGGGACACCTAACTGGGAAGAACATGGTCCTTGGCTTGAAGCATCAACTGAGAAAGCTGAGACACTCCTAACAATAAATAGCGATATTGAAACAAGCTATTTCTTTCATCTCAAATATTTTCAGCATTTTTCTTGCCtggtttataaaggaaaaaatattttcacccTCTGCAGAAAAGCATGTCAAAACCTCCACTCTTGTCTGTAGAGGTGATTATCCATTCAGAGGTATATCCGTAGGCTCATAGAGGAAGGAGGAGTTGCATCCTGATCTTGTGGTATGTGTTAGTCTTTTGAACTTTCCAAACTTAGGgatttttactattattttcaTTCTAAATTAACATTCATACTTAGATGCATTCTCATTTATGATATATTATTCTGATAATGGTGACTCACAaaagtatattcctcaatattcACAAACTCTGGCTATCCCTCTGTCAGAAAGCTGCAACGAAGCACAGACAGGTAGACTGGATATGGATAAGCTCTGAAACCATCCATCACGTTGACATGATGGTTTGTGATGTGAGTTGGGAAGGAAACTCTAGGAGAATTTTAACTAAGAGGAGACTATCCACTAGTAGATTGCATCGAAAATATATCCACAATACCATCCCTCCTGATGCCACTGACCCTTGTACACTAAATGTAATCTCTGCTATTTTTCTTCTCAAGGTTCCTTAATGACCCCatattgttttgatttcattATTCTAAATAATCATTTTTTATGCACACTTGTTCAAGAGTAGAGTGATTTTTGTACCATGTCTCAACTCTTTTCCCTAACATTTATGGAGCTCTTATAGACTGgacttaataaccattgataatAATGTATTAAAATGGAACATTATACTGCAGAGTGTGAATCAATGATTTGATATTGGAGTCATCTTGAAATGGTTTCTTGTCAATGCAAGATTTTGCCTTTTATTCAATGATCAACTGAGGATAAAGACCTTGTCATCTCTAAGAGTAATTCCCCTCACCAAACAAGAACACTTAACACGTCATAGACAGAGAACATAAGGGGGATTTCCTGACCATAATGGCAGAGGCATTAATTAAACAGTCATAGCATTTGTAGTATAAATGCATTTCCTTGACTCAGacatataaaaaaataagttCTCCCTTAAACATAAGATAAAAGGAGTTAGTAACTGCAGTTATAAAGAAAATTACTGAGGTCCAGACATGCAGATGAGGGCGCCCAAATATGGAAACAATGATTGTATAAGAAGCCACACCCATTGCTGAGCATATATAAAGGTCTCAAGAAGGCAGTGATTCTCAAACTCAGAATCTTCTGTTGCACTCAGCTCAACTTACACCTACCATCAACCATGTCCTACGGCTGCTATTCTGGAAACTTCTCTTCCCGCTCCTGTGGAGATCACCTGAGCTACCCTCACTCCTCTTGTGGCTCTTCCTACCCCAGTCACCTACTCCAGAGCACTACCTTCTGCTCCCCCAGAACCTGCCATCTGGGCTCCTCTCTCCACAGCGGCTGTCAGCAGAACTGCTTCCAGCCCATCCGATGCCAGACTTCTCATGTGGTGCACAGCTCTTGCCAGCGGCCCTGCTACAGCCCCAGGGGTTCCAGCTTCTGCAGTCCCTGCAGGACCACATGTGCTAGCTCCCAGGGCTTTGGATCCAGCagctgccactccctgggttatGGGTCTAGAAGCTCTTACTCAGTGAGCTGTGGGTCCAGTAGCTTTAGACCCCAAGGCTTCTCTTCGCTGGGCTATGGATCTGGATTCTGCCACCCATCTTATGTGCCCTATAGAACCTGTCAGTCTCCTTGCTACAGACCAAGCTGTGGCACTGGATCTGGATTCTACTGATCTTCTTTCTAACTTCCAATCTTGCTGACCACCAATCATCTGCTCCTGGATTCCTGGCCTTTGTTGTCTTCCTTTGACCGGGAAGAATTGATTCCCTGATTGCcaattcttcactttctctctgacctCAGAAACTGGCTGATGTGTGTCTCTTGAGAACTCTGTAATTAATCTCTGAACTCAAAAATAAAGCTTGCTTTGCAAATGAAATTTGTAGTGCTGAATTTCTCCCCAAATTTATAAATACTAAAATGTTAAGCTAATGAATATCCTGATTTGGTATTTACCTACACTTGCTTTTGTGAGTTGTTTCCTGTGCGCTTGCTTTTGTGGTTGTGAAACATGGAATCGATTAGCATTAAATGAACAGCATACATTGGGATCCAGGTTTTGAAATTCTATTAAGTTGTGAATTGGATAAATATCTTATGTGCCCCATAAAGTTTTCTTACTTAAGAGCATAAAGTAAAGTGATTCTGCTTGACAGTACAGATTTTATTAATGAAATCCCAGATGCAAAAAATAAACTGATTTCTATTAGTAGTGGGTTCTGAAGCCAACTTGTCTACCTAAGTTCTATAAGACAGCAGAAGATAAAATGTATTTAGATTTTATGGCTATGGGTTCCCTTGTGCACTGACATTAAATGTTTTGATTGTAACGTCTCCCATGAGCTCATGTCCTGACTGCCAGTTTGACAGACAATAATCTCTTTTAGGAGGCTGTGTAACCTTTTTTAAGTTGAGGCCTACCTCAAAGTGATGCCCTTGATGGTGATAAGTCAGCAATAGTGGGCACTCTGCAGTCTGTATTTCCTTGTCTCCATAATCTGAATTCTCACCATCTCATATTTCCAGCATCACAGGTAGAGCCACTCTGCTCTGGTTCCCTGCATTGGGTTTGTAATCCCATGAAATGGTGAGTGCTTATGAATCTTTCCCATGCGTTGTTCTGCCAGTCTTCTGGACTAGCAGCACTaaaagaaacacagaggaaaCAAGAATGAGTACATCACTTATCGAAAACAGTACAGGTTTTCCCAAATGTAGGAAAAGAACTGTGGTAAGATTTAGCAGGTTCAGGGCTGGTTATATAGCTGAAGAAGACATAATCAGTGTGCTTAGGAGACATGAGCACACTACTGTTCATAATACACCAGAAGTAGAAGAATACTGATAAAAGATTGTAGAAGAAAGTGATACATATCCAAGTCAAGTATTAGCCATTAAAAGGATGAGATGGTGTCCTTGAGAGAATATGGATTAAAAGAGATGTCAGTATGTTGCAGGATATAAGACAGACTCAGATTCCTGAATGATCTCACCCACGTGTGCAACAGGAAAAGAATGTTCTCACGCATATTACTTAACCCAATTTATCTGTCGTTCTGTCACATGGTTCTCACTGCTTGCTTCCTAACTGTGTCAAGTCTCTCTTCTGCTGCCTCCAGGgtcttcttccctctgcctgcATCTCAATTGCCCTACAGTTCTGTCCCAGTTACTCCTTGGTACTTTCTACCCCAGCTCCTTACTATGCCAAAAGCCACATTCATTACTCAACTAGTAAGTTGGGTAACATCTTGGTCTAAAGtacaagtttctttttttaaagaaagctgaAGGAGTGGCATTTACATATACAACTAGCCAGGAACCATGGGCtccaaaaacaatacaaaacactAGGTCACCCTATGAAATTTAGGGGGACCCTACAAAATTTAGGAGGGCACACAGAGGTAATGACAGCATCCTGTTTTGCAGGAGTGTTCTCTTGTATTCCTTTAACAACCAATGGGAGATTTACCACACTTGGTTGGCACTGGAGAGTTTGCTAGTCTACAGCTCTGGGAAAGAACACTATTACTACAACCTCgtttaaattatttatgtatgtaaacaatatacattatacatttgtTTTTGGATTTAAATTCTGTTCAGTAGTAGGGAATTCGTGCCTAGGACTGTACTCCTAGCCAGTTGGTCATAGCTAATGATGAAATCAAGGTCCCTAGAAGAAAACCTATTACTGAGACTTTCCCTAAACCGCTATAATTCCTAACTGCGTTCTAAAGACTATccttatataaacaaataaacgtAGCTCTCTCTCTGAAACAACAAGTAGGTTTCTTTTTGCAGCAGACAGAAACCGTCACAGAAATTGACAACTGGTCAAAAGGCAGAGTTCAATTGATTGTGGGGACCCACTTGAAACATCTACCATACAACCTTTATGCCCGAGGCTTTTGGAAGGTTGCAGAAGAAAGAACATCACGGGAGAGAGGATGGACCTGTTTAAGGGCCAACAGACCAGGATGTCTACTGTGGGATTGTGTCTGTTGTATATGACAAATATCTGAATTCCTGACATCTTAACAACATGGCTCTAAACAAAATTTTTACAAAGACAGCATCAGTAGATATGACATCatagataataaaaatatctcaTGAGGCCCCACATCACGTTGAATGACTATGGGCAATTCATGGTTGCTAAAAGAATTAGTTGGTTTTTTTTCAGGGTTAAGGACCTTGATAGGTTATCCAATCCCAGGTATGCTGAActtatgcacatatgcatacaagcAATACTAAATGAACTCTGCAGGTCTCATTTATAAATGCATGCATCTATGTcctataaaattaataattaaagataaaagtTATGAATTTGGAAGGAATGAGGGGACACAAGAGGAGTTGGAATGGGAGATGGATCCAGTGATTTTGATTCCAATACAATATTCAAGTatgtaattttcaaaaaaaatttaaattcttaTGTAACTGTATGTAACATTTTACATCCAATGGTTTAAAGACCAAAAGGAAGGCTTTGAATGTTTTAACCAGAAAGAAGtgatatgggttggggatttagctcagtggtagagcacttgcctaggaagcgcaaggcgctgggttcggtccccagctccgggaaaaaaaaaaagaaaagaaaaaaaaaagaaagaagtgatatatatatatatatatatatatatatatatatttgagaataTAGATGTTTTCATTTGAATGCTATGGAAAGCATACATTTAAAAGAACACTAGCATATGTAATATTATGATTTCATGTAGCAgttaaaataaattt belongs to Rattus norvegicus strain BN/NHsdMcwi chromosome 11, GRCr8, whole genome shotgun sequence and includes:
- the Krtap13-1 gene encoding keratin associated protein 13-1, which codes for MSYGCYSGNFSSRSCGDHLSYPHSSCGSSYPSHLLQSTTFCSPRTCHLGSSLHSGCQQNCFQPIRCQTSHVVHSSCQRPCYSPRGSSFCSPCRTTCASSQGFGSSSCHSLGYGSRSSYSVSCGSSSFRPQGFSSLGYGSGFCHPSYVPYRTCQSPCYRPSCGTGSGFY